gcttaaaagttacatttatataggtaaaagttatctattttttagtgataaattttttcatttgaataaatattatttcttcaaaatcaccaataatgtataaattaatcatttaaccctttaaaatgtttatctatcaacttttttattttataatataaaagttacagaaaaataggttaaagttatgaaaaactgcataaaagttatctgggtgtacaataaatttattgtacactttatgcgcgcaagaccttttgtttaattagatggtggggttgataagttactaaaaatggcaagtgtatctcttaaataaatacggccggaaaaggcaagtgtatcccttaaataaatacggagggagtatatactttatttttatttattttctctccttttgtataaatgtttatatatggaaaaaataATAGGATTAAGGAATATGACAATATTAGATAATATTGATAATACTTTAATCAAATTGTCAtattaataatagaaaatattcttactcaatattttggtcaaaaataaaacatatcaatttttttttagtcaaatcatcatattaaacatataaaatatataatacgtagtagGCCGAGAATTGTATATTATATGATACAATAAATGTGTTCAAAATATACTAATTACGCAATAAATTTAATGAataaatatttcagttaaatattttattaaaaaaatggtCAGATAATAATCCAGTTATTCTCACAGTCTTCACCACTTCACATAAAAAAGAAATTTTCTTAAGCTACAAATCATATTTTGCCACGAAGATGAACTGAAGCAATTAGCTCCAACTATCTTACGAAGTGGAGTATGTAATTACggagtactacctccgtttcaaaaatacctaatttcgtatgtgaaaaattataaaaatttgatattctgaaaatacatccgagaccaatctaacaagattttatgtaacattttgatgtatataatggtgagaatttacggtcaaagtttttataatttggacacatttttcaaagggTAAAAAaatttctgaaacggaggtagtacaagCTAGTCTTTCAGAGCACCATCGCTGGCGATAGACTGGTATGGGCGCTAAGAAAAAGGTATGGGCGCTAAGAAAAAGGCATGGGCGGTAACCAAGACTCGAGTCCATCACTCTATGACTCTATCCAAGCCTATGGAATTTTCAAATCACAGAAGAGAATTTGAAGGACCGGGGAAGAAGTCGAATATTGCAATTGGACTTCGAATTCAACAGTAAGTTACTTCCTCACCCCAATTACGATTCAATTTTTTTCAGTAATGCAACCCTTCTAAAATTGGTTTATTTGATCAGTGTGTTGAGGACTGCTAGAATTTTATTGAATTTATACAATGTAGTACAAACTTATCTATTTGAAAATTGATTGGAAAATGTTATTCTGGAGAAATTAAACagattattaaaaaattgaGATGATTTCTAGGCTTAATTGAAGATGAATTTTGGAGGGTTTCTTCATTTGTTCCAGTTAATCTTTCtgggttttttattttttattttttttaagatgAATAAATTTGAAGCTTATATGAAAGTGGGGTGATTATGCAGTTTGTTATTTTGTTCTGGAAAGttgaattgaattattaactttccaaaaatacttGCATTATTTTCTCATAACAAGGCCAATTTCAGTGCTTAATGACAAGAAATCAACCCTACAAGATTAATTTGTGCCCCATAAAGATTTGCTACTTTTGTAAGTGGATTCTTCCTGATTGTCACTTATAGTTTCCTGTAATGCTAGTTTGAGTAGCACACACACTTATAAGAGACTGTTCTTGTCACAATATTTTGGTGGGAGCTGCCTCAAATCATTACAATCACCCAACATAGAGTGACCGAGCGATCATCAGGAACTATCAGAGGGGTCACTAGTTATGTTGTTTGATGTGTGACTTCTTTTGTTATGTTAGGCAAAACCTTTGATATTATTGAGTAGTGTACTTATATTATTGAGGTCTTTAATTATTATTGAGTAGTGTTGTATATTTGAGGTGTGACTCGCTGCTCGTCTCAACCATTACCTTCTGTTAGAGTAGTAAGGGGTAAGGATGTGTGCATCTTACTCTTTCATTGATCTTGCTGATGAGTGATGACACTTACTCTTTCAAGTTAACACACACTTCTTGAAATGCCAAAATATTTCACTTTGGATTTTTGGGCTAATTGTACTTATCTGTTTTTTCAGCTAATAGATCAGGACGATGAGTCTTGAAAGCTTCACCAATGGTTTCCAATCAAATGATGACCGCTTGAAAGAGGTGAAGGCTTTTGATGCTACAAAGATGGGGGTGAAAGGATTGATAGATTCCGGTGTAAAATGTATTCCAAAGATATTCATTCGACCCCTTGACGAGCTTTCAGAAGATTCGAAGACTCCTTGTGTCAAACTCCAAGTTCCGACAATAAATTTAGAAGGCATTGATCGGAAGGATCGCTACAATGAGATTGTGAAAGAAGTCCTTGATGCATCAGAAACATGGGGATTCTTTCAAGTTGTTAATCATGGAATTTCTGTTGAACTGCTTGATGAGATGCTGCAGAGGGTTCGGATGTTTCATGAGCAGAATACTGAGGTAAAGAAAGAGTTCTACACCCGTGAAACATTGAAACAAGTCGTGTATAACTCCAATTACGACCTTTATACATCACGGTCAGCCAATTGGAAAGACACTTTGGTTGTTAACGCCTACTATGGACATCTTGATCCAAAAGAATTACCAGAAATATGCAGGTATATACTCCTGTCAGTGAcctatttaaatattttattgtcAAATTGTTCATCAAAGAAAATTTTCTGCATACTCAATGTTAATCTAACCCGATCTCCCAATATTTTGTTTGACATTGGTGGGACCTGTCTAAGGGTTTGTTCTATTCACCTAAACAGCCCTTATCAGGGCGTATTAGTTCTTATTTTtccttatcaaaacttattggCCTTTATCTCAACTTATTTTTCCGAATCCGACAAATTGGCCTTGGCTTGAACTTATCTCCCTGAACTTTTGCAAGGTGAAAATTACTAAGCCAACCTTTTTCTGATCTGTGTCTAATGCTGCAAATTCAGCACAGTTAATATGAAGTGTCCATCATATTTAAGGAGGGTGTTACTCGGCGGGTCTAAAGAGGAGGACATGCAGTTCCGCCTACCGGTTTAGGCTTTATGCTGAAGATCTGATCTTTACTGCCTCTCCTTGCCCCGGCCTAATACCCCCGGCCGGTTCATAAGGAACCAGTCCCTTTTGAGGAAATGGATGAAGGAATAAGTCATAATGCACGAGGAACTATTTAAGTAGGTCTTAGTTAAGGCATCCTTCGATAGGTGATCTACCAACAATGATATAATTTGACTCTTCAAGTGAAGTCGGGCGTAGTTCATGACTTAATTTTACTTTGCACGTACAATCATCAAACCGGAGAGTAATTTAACGAACTTACTTTGCACTTTGCACTCTGCAGGGATGTGATGTTGGACTACACCAACCATGTAATGAAGCTAAGTGACATTCTACTAGAGTTGCTGTCTGTTGCTCTAGGACTTGGACCAGATCATCTGAGAGAAATGGAATTTAAAAAGGGTTGGAGCTTAGTAAACCACTATTACCCGGCTTGCCCTGCTCCAGATTTGACATTAGGAGCTAGTAAACACTCAGATTCAGCTTTTCTCACAATACTTCTGCAAGACCAAATTGGCGGTCTTCAAGTCCTTCATGAAAATCAATGGGTCAATGTTCAGCCCAAACCTGCTGCCTTTGTTGTAAATATTGGAGATATTCTTCAGGTTTTGTTTCTTCTGGCATCTTAAATTTGCTTCTTGTTGGAGATAGTCGTATATAAAATCTAAATTTGTTTTTAGCTATTTTCCATCTATTATTTTTCTTATAAAATAATTGTTATTTTGGTGCAGATGGTATCAAATAATAAGCTCAGAAGTGTTCATCACAGAGTGATTGCTAATCTTATTGGACCAAGGATTTCGGTAGCATTTTTTCTCAGGGGTGTTTTATCTTCTGAAAAGTTATACGGACCTATTAAAGAGTTGTTGTCGAAAGAAAGTCCACCTGTTTATCGTGAGTTTACTCTCAGCGATTTCTACTCATACTTCTTCTCCCGGCCCCTCAACGAGTCTGGGTTTGAGTACTTCAAAGTATAAAATCATGGAGAGAGGAAATAGCAAGATACCTCAGTACTCAAAAGAGTATCATAATTACGTGTATCTGTACTTATGTTTGGCTTCACTTAGTTGAAATATTGATGGAAATCATGGAATCATGGAAGTATAGTTCTCTGTTCTTCTGTTTGTTGTATCTCGTAAATCAATGAAATGAATGCTACTACGCATTATGATTGCTTAGAAAATAAGTTTTTGAGTACAAAGTTTGTCAGTGGCATTTAGTGTTCCA
This genomic stretch from Spinacia oleracea cultivar Varoflay chromosome 3, BTI_SOV_V1, whole genome shotgun sequence harbors:
- the LOC110801996 gene encoding 1-aminocyclopropane-1-carboxylate oxidase homolog 1; this translates as MSLESFTNGFQSNDDRLKEVKAFDATKMGVKGLIDSGVKCIPKIFIRPLDELSEDSKTPCVKLQVPTINLEGIDRKDRYNEIVKEVLDASETWGFFQVVNHGISVELLDEMLQRVRMFHEQNTEVKKEFYTRETLKQVVYNSNYDLYTSRSANWKDTLVVNAYYGHLDPKELPEICRDVMLDYTNHVMKLSDILLELLSVALGLGPDHLREMEFKKGWSLVNHYYPACPAPDLTLGASKHSDSAFLTILLQDQIGGLQVLHENQWVNVQPKPAAFVVNIGDILQMVSNNKLRSVHHRVIANLIGPRISVAFFLRGVLSSEKLYGPIKELLSKESPPVYREFTLSDFYSYFFSRPLNESGFEYFKV